Genomic window (Acinonyx jubatus isolate Ajub_Pintada_27869175 chromosome B1, VMU_Ajub_asm_v1.0, whole genome shotgun sequence):
TCCATGTGTATGAGGAAACTATTTGAGTCTGGGGaaaaatgcacatgaaaagattaaaGATTAACAGTGtccagtaggggcacctgggtggctcagctaagtgtctgacttaggctgaggtcataatctctcagttcatgagtgcaagccctgcatcgggctatctgctctcagcacagagactacCTTGGATCCTCTttaccctgctctctctgcccctcctccactcatgtgcagtcactctctctctctctctctctctctttctctctctctcaaaaataaacataaaaaagaaaagaaaagaaaccagtgtCCAGTAAAGATAAGCAGTGTTTACCCAGGATTGGGAACAGGAACTATTCCCACCAGCCATTAAGACCTCTTTTTCATGGGCCTTGAGTAGCCTATACTGAGGGTTTTCATCACAGTAAAGGAGTATAATTAGCCCAGACTGAGCACTGTCCTTGTTCCAGCAGCAAATCCGaaaagaaagacagcaaagaAATCAAATTGTTTCCAACTAATTTAGCTGCATCCCAAAACGAAGCTCAAGGtttatagaaacacaaaaatatccagcaaTTCAACCAGCTAAAATTCATAATGTTCGGCCcgtaataaaaaaattactaggcATGTAAAGAagcagggaaataccaatcataATAAGAAGATAAATTAGTCAAAATTGAACAAGAACTGACAGAGATGTTAGATTTagcagaaaatataattaaaagttaTCCCAACTATTCcatgtatttaaaaacttaagtaaatattttaaaaactctgatTGAACTTCTGGGAATGAGAATTACAATGTATAGGTGAAAAATACAGAGGATTAATTAACAGCACATTAGATACTGGAGAAGAAAAGAGTAGTAaacttgaagacatagcaatagaaactatctAAAATGAACCATAGAGAAGGTAACAATAATGAGCTGTGGGACAACTCTGATAGGCGTAATTAAAGTCCctaaagcagagaagagagagaaaataaaacatatttgtagAAATAATAGCCCAaggttttccaaatttgataagATCTATAAACCAACAGATCCAAGTAGCCCCAGTGTGCCCCAGGcacaagaaataagaagaaagctATACCATATAACATCATCATAAAACTGATAAAAActattgatttaaagaaaaaccaaaggcagtgaaagaaaacagacatcttaAAAATACGGAGGTAGCAAAGTTCACAACTGAAACAACACAACAGAGAAGGTGGTGGAGAATAGTTTCAAGgtcctcaaatttaaaaaaaaaaatttaaaaatagaattctatatgcaaaaaaaaaatctttaaatattaggATGAAATACTTCTCAGACATTGTAAAGTTGGAAGAATTTATTTCCAGCAGACCCACACTGGAAGAAATGTTGAGGGAACTCCTATAGGCAGAAAGGAAATGGTAACACAAACATGAATccacagaatgaaatgaaaagcacTGGTAACGGTAATTATGTAGGTAAATACATGATCTTTTTGTAGTTTAAATCTTCTTAAAAGATAATTGAGTGGCTGAGGGCAGGGTCTAGGCCGGAGAGGTGGGGTGAGCAGATAGCCAGTTAAAGGTCAAGGGTTACCCCATAGCTTCCGGTCGAGCACAGGCAACCCCTGCGCACAGGTTCCTGACGCTCCTGACGCTCTTGACGTTCCTAATGTATTGCGTGCCCCTCCCCCTGGAACACTTTAATCACTCGGGAAACGGCTGACCGGCTGATTTCATGGCAGCCCCGAAGAAAGCAGCTGTGGGGCCTTTGGTGGGGGCAGTGGTGCAGGGAACTAATTCCACTCGCTTTCTGGTTTTCAATTCAAAAACAGCGGATCTACTTGGTTGCCATCAAGTGGAATTAACACAAGAGTTCCCAAAAGAAGGATGGGTAGAACAAGACCCTAAGGAAATCCTTCAGTCTGTCTATGAGTGTATAGAGAGAACATGTGAGAAACTTGATAAACTGAACATTGATATATCCAACATAAAAGCTATTGGTGTCAGCAATCAGAGGGAAACCACAGTAATCTGGGACAAGTTAACTGGAGAGCCGCTCTACAATGCTGTGGTGTGGCTTGATCTAAGAACCCAGTCTACTGTTGAAAATCTTaggaagaaaattccagaaaataataACTTTGTCAAGTCCAAGACAGGCCTTCCACTTAGCACTTACTTCAGTGCAGTGAAACTTCGTTGGATTCTCGACAATGTGAGAAAAGTTCAAAAGGCTGTTGAAGAAGGTAGAGCTCTTTTTGGTACCATTGATTCATGGCTTATCTGGAATTTGACAGGAGGAGTATATGGTGGTGTCCATTGTACAGATGTAACAAATGCAAGTAGGACAATGCTTTTCAACATCCATTCTTTAGAATGGGATAAAGAGCTTTGTGACTTTTTTGAAATTCCAATGGACATTCTTCCAAATGTATGGAGTTCTTCTGAGATCTATGGCCTAATGAAAGCTGGGACCTTGGAAGGGGTGCCAATATCTGGGTGCTTGGGGGACCAGTCTGCTGCATTGGTAGGGCAAATGTGCTTCCAAGAAGGACAAGCCAAAAACACGTATGGAACAGGCTGTTTCTTACTGTGTAATACCGGTCATAAGTGTGTGTTTTCTGAACATGGCCTTCTGACCACAGTGGCTTATCAACTAGGCAGAGACAAGCCAGCATGTTATGCACTGGAAGGTTCTGTTGCTATAGCTGGCGCTGTTATTCGCTGGTTAAGAGACAATATTGGAATTATAAACACCTCAGAAGAAATTGAAGTACTTGCTAGAGATGTAGGTACCTCTTATGGCTGTTACTTTGTCCCAGCTTTTTCAGGGTTATATGCACCTTATTGGGAGCCCACTGCAAGAGGAATAATCTGTGGTCTCACTCAGTTTATCAATAAAAGTCATATCGCTTTTGCTGCACTAGAATCTGTTTGTTTCCAAACCCGAGAGATTTTGGATGCCATGAACCATGACTGTGGAATTCCCCTCCGTCATTTGCAGGTAGATGGAAAAATGACCAACAATAAAGTTCTTATGCAACTACAAGCAGACATTCTGCATATTCCAGTAATAAAGCCCCCTATGCCCGAAACAACCGCACTGGGAGCTGCCATGGCAGCAGGAGCTGCAGAAGGGGTGGGCGTTTGGAGTCTTAAACCCGAGGATTTGTCAGTTGTCATTATGGAACGGTTTGAACCACAGATCAAGGCCACAGAATGTGAAATTCGTTATTCTACATGGAAGAAAGCTGTGATGAAGTCAATGGGTTGGGTTACAACTCAGACTCCTGAAAGTAGTGATCCTACTATCTTCTCTAGTTTGCCCTTGGGCTTTTTTATAGTGAGTAGCATGGTAATGCTAATTGGAGCAAGATACATCTCAGGTATACCATAATAATACCAACCATGGATTCCCAAGATGTGAGC
Coding sequences:
- the GK2 gene encoding glycerol kinase 2 — protein: MAAPKKAAVGPLVGAVVQGTNSTRFLVFNSKTADLLGCHQVELTQEFPKEGWVEQDPKEILQSVYECIERTCEKLDKLNIDISNIKAIGVSNQRETTVIWDKLTGEPLYNAVVWLDLRTQSTVENLRKKIPENNNFVKSKTGLPLSTYFSAVKLRWILDNVRKVQKAVEEGRALFGTIDSWLIWNLTGGVYGGVHCTDVTNASRTMLFNIHSLEWDKELCDFFEIPMDILPNVWSSSEIYGLMKAGTLEGVPISGCLGDQSAALVGQMCFQEGQAKNTYGTGCFLLCNTGHKCVFSEHGLLTTVAYQLGRDKPACYALEGSVAIAGAVIRWLRDNIGIINTSEEIEVLARDVGTSYGCYFVPAFSGLYAPYWEPTARGIICGLTQFINKSHIAFAALESVCFQTREILDAMNHDCGIPLRHLQVDGKMTNNKVLMQLQADILHIPVIKPPMPETTALGAAMAAGAAEGVGVWSLKPEDLSVVIMERFEPQIKATECEIRYSTWKKAVMKSMGWVTTQTPESSDPTIFSSLPLGFFIVSSMVMLIGARYISGIP